In Leisingera methylohalidivorans DSM 14336, a single genomic region encodes these proteins:
- a CDS encoding polyprenyl synthetase family protein has product MDQVMTKKPHEMLAATLSQELDAVNVLIRKRMASEHAPRIPEVTAHLVEAGGKRLRPMLTLAAAKMCGYQGDHHLKLAATVEFIHTATLLHDDVVDESAQRRGRPTANLLWDNKSSVLVGDYLFARSFQLMVETGSLRVLDILANASATIAEGEVLQMTAASNLKTGEDIYLQVVRGKTAALFSAATEVGGVIAGASEAQVKALFDYGDALGIAFQIADDLLDYQGDSKATGKNVGDDFRERKLTLPVIKAVAQATEEERAFWTRTIEKGRQQDGDLEQALALMAKYGTLEATREDACRWAAKAKAALEALPDHEIRSMLSDLADYVVSRLS; this is encoded by the coding sequence ATGGACCAAGTGATGACCAAGAAGCCGCATGAAATGCTGGCCGCCACGCTGAGCCAGGAACTGGACGCGGTGAATGTGCTGATCCGCAAGCGGATGGCCTCGGAACATGCGCCGCGCATCCCCGAAGTGACCGCGCATCTGGTTGAGGCCGGCGGCAAGCGCCTGCGGCCGATGCTGACGCTGGCAGCCGCGAAGATGTGCGGCTATCAGGGCGATCACCATCTGAAACTGGCCGCAACGGTCGAATTCATCCATACCGCCACCCTGCTGCATGACGATGTGGTGGATGAAAGCGCCCAGCGGCGCGGACGCCCCACCGCGAACCTGCTCTGGGACAACAAAAGCTCGGTGCTGGTCGGCGACTACCTGTTTGCCCGCAGTTTCCAGCTGATGGTGGAGACCGGGTCGCTGCGGGTGCTGGACATCCTTGCCAATGCTTCGGCCACGATTGCCGAGGGCGAAGTGCTGCAGATGACTGCCGCCTCGAACCTGAAGACCGGCGAAGACATCTATCTGCAGGTGGTGCGCGGCAAGACCGCGGCGCTGTTCTCGGCCGCGACCGAGGTCGGCGGGGTGATTGCCGGGGCCTCCGAGGCGCAGGTGAAGGCGTTGTTTGACTACGGCGACGCGCTGGGGATCGCCTTTCAGATCGCCGATGACCTTTTGGACTATCAGGGCGACAGCAAGGCCACCGGCAAGAACGTCGGCGACGATTTCCGCGAGCGCAAGCTGACCCTGCCGGTGATCAAGGCCGTGGCGCAAGCGACGGAGGAAGAGCGCGCGTTTTGGACCCGCACCATCGAGAAGGGCCGCCAGCAGGACGGCGACCTGGAGCAGGCGCTGGCACTGATGGCGAAATACGGCACGCTGGAAGCCACCCGCGAGGACGCCTGCCGCTGGGCGGCCAAGGCGAAGGCGGCGCTGGAGGCGCTGCCCGATCACGAGATCCGCAGCATGCTGAGTGATCTGGCCGATTACGTGGTGTCGCGGCTGAGCTGA
- a CDS encoding DUF2007 domain-containing protein — protein sequence MKELLRSTDPTIMAFASALLEGEDIDCFQMDVNMSVLEGGIGIFPRRLMVRADDYDDALVVMRDNEIPLGR from the coding sequence ATGAAAGAGCTTCTGCGCAGCACCGATCCGACGATCATGGCCTTTGCCTCCGCCCTACTTGAGGGTGAGGATATAGACTGCTTTCAAATGGACGTAAATATGAGCGTCCTGGAAGGCGGCATCGGAATTTTCCCGCGCCGCCTGATGGTGCGGGCGGATGATTACGACGACGCGCTGGTGGTGATGCGCGACAATGAAATTCCCCTGGGCCGATGA
- a CDS encoding tRNA1(Val) (adenine(37)-N6)-methyltransferase: MNAFAKEALSCNGFLGGRVRLWQPVKGYRAGVDPVLLAAAVPARPGEAVLELGCGAGQALLCLAARVPDLQLAGVELQPPYAELARCNAAENGQAIEVFEADLSALPEVLKQRQFHHVVANPPYYKPGAHSRARDAGRQVALGEGTPLADWITTAARRLAPKGYLHMIQRTDRLPDMLAACSGGLGSVEVLPLAPRAGRAAELVILRARKGGRAGFRLHAPLILHEGARHERDGDSYQPQIRAVLREGAALPWPV; encoded by the coding sequence ATGAATGCTTTTGCGAAAGAGGCGCTGAGCTGCAACGGCTTTCTTGGCGGCAGGGTTCGGCTGTGGCAGCCCGTCAAGGGATACCGCGCGGGGGTGGATCCTGTGCTGCTGGCAGCGGCGGTCCCGGCACGGCCGGGCGAGGCGGTGCTGGAGCTGGGCTGCGGTGCCGGACAGGCCTTGCTGTGCCTCGCCGCGCGGGTGCCGGACCTGCAGCTGGCGGGGGTGGAGCTGCAGCCGCCTTACGCGGAGCTGGCCCGGTGCAATGCTGCGGAGAACGGTCAGGCGATCGAGGTGTTCGAGGCCGATTTATCGGCACTGCCAGAGGTCCTGAAACAGCGCCAGTTCCATCACGTCGTTGCCAATCCGCCTTATTACAAACCGGGCGCCCACAGCCGGGCGCGCGATGCCGGCAGGCAGGTCGCGCTGGGGGAGGGCACGCCGCTGGCGGACTGGATCACCACCGCCGCCCGGCGGCTGGCGCCGAAAGGATACCTGCATATGATCCAGCGCACCGACCGGCTGCCGGATATGCTGGCGGCCTGCAGCGGCGGTCTTGGCTCGGTCGAGGTGCTGCCGCTGGCGCCGCGCGCAGGGCGGGCGGCTGAGCTGGTGATCCTACGCGCGCGCAAGGGCGGGCGGGCCGGTTTCCGGCTGCATGCGCCGCTGATTCTGCATGAAGGGGCCCGGCATGAGCGGGACGGAGACAGCTACCAGCCGCAAATCCGGGCGGTTCTGCGCGAAGGTGCGGCGTTGCCCTGGCCGGTCTGA
- a CDS encoding YdcH family protein, with translation MSLSSHLTELKKKHEHLSMEVEQAQRSPSTDGLEIASMKKQKLKLKEEIERLTTELV, from the coding sequence ATGAGCCTTAGCTCGCATCTGACCGAACTTAAGAAGAAGCACGAGCATCTGAGCATGGAAGTGGAACAGGCCCAACGATCGCCCAGTACCGACGGTCTGGAAATCGCATCAATGAAAAAGCAAAAGCTCAAGCTGAAGGAAGAGATTGAGCGTCTGACGACTGAACTGGTCTGA
- a CDS encoding DMT family transporter, whose translation MTRSRATAVGFIAVLLWSLLALLTVGSEPAPPLLLNALCFTIGGTLGMIWTAASGKLGQLRLVPLKVYAFGTLGLFGYHALYFSALRLAPAAEAGLIAYLWPLLIVLFSGLLPGEHLKAGHLIGAGLGFAGAATIISGGGEGFQAQYLPGYGLALLCALTWSGYSVLSRLVGKAPTASVAVFCLATAIASWGLHFALEETVWPAGTLGWLSTLLLGLGPVGLAFYVWDIGVKQGDIQMLGTSSYAAPLLSTLILVLAGIAAASWGLALAAALITGGALIAARASSAS comes from the coding sequence ATGACCAGATCCCGTGCGACCGCCGTCGGCTTTATCGCTGTTTTGCTGTGGTCGCTTCTGGCGCTGCTGACCGTCGGGTCGGAACCTGCGCCGCCGCTGCTGCTGAATGCGCTGTGTTTCACCATCGGCGGCACCCTGGGCATGATCTGGACCGCCGCCAGCGGCAAGCTGGGCCAGCTGAGGCTGGTGCCGCTGAAGGTCTATGCCTTCGGCACCCTGGGCCTCTTTGGCTATCACGCGCTTTACTTCTCGGCGCTGCGGCTGGCCCCTGCGGCCGAAGCCGGGCTGATCGCCTATTTGTGGCCGCTGCTGATTGTGCTGTTCTCCGGCCTGCTGCCCGGCGAGCATCTTAAGGCGGGGCATCTGATCGGGGCCGGACTGGGCTTTGCCGGGGCTGCCACCATCATCTCCGGCGGCGGCGAGGGGTTTCAGGCGCAATATCTGCCCGGCTATGGCCTGGCGCTGCTCTGCGCGCTGACCTGGTCAGGGTATTCGGTGCTGTCGCGGCTGGTGGGCAAGGCGCCGACCGCCTCGGTCGCTGTTTTCTGCCTGGCCACCGCGATCGCCTCCTGGGGGCTGCATTTCGCGCTGGAGGAGACCGTCTGGCCTGCAGGCACGCTGGGCTGGCTCTCAACCCTGCTGCTGGGCCTTGGTCCTGTCGGACTGGCGTTTTATGTCTGGGACATCGGCGTCAAACAGGGCGACATTCAGATGCTCGGCACCAGCAGCTACGCCGCGCCGCTGCTGTCGACGCTGATCCTGGTGCTGGCGGGCATTGCCGCCGCCTCCTGGGGGCTGGCGCTGGCGGCGGCGCTGATCACCGGCGGGGCGCTGATTGCGGCAAGGGCCAGTTCGGCAAGCTGA
- a CDS encoding transcriptional regulator GcvA yields the protein MPDRLPPLTALRAFDAAARHMSFAKAAEELHVTPAALSFQIKSLEEHLGQPLFRRLNRAVELTEAGKTLAPGAAEGFEALTAAWRAVRRLQDNTTLTVTAGPALTAKWLAPRLYEFARSHPEIDLRFSATLRQMDFARDEVDVAIRFGYGPDEGVWAMPLRKDWMTPVMTPELAERYPTPKSLTEAPLLFDESLNFLDPPCDWPVWFRTQGIDFTPAHGAWFSQADHAIDAALAGVGVALGRRPIVVTDLHAGRLVAPFKTAIETKAHFRFLCARGTENRPQIAAFREWFVAEIEKTAYVSDAFDIIPVEDIPPP from the coding sequence ATGCCTGACCGCCTGCCGCCCCTCACCGCTTTGCGCGCGTTTGATGCCGCCGCCCGGCACATGTCCTTTGCCAAGGCGGCGGAGGAGCTGCATGTGACCCCCGCTGCGCTGTCGTTTCAGATCAAATCGCTGGAGGAGCATCTGGGCCAGCCGCTGTTCCGCCGCCTGAACCGCGCGGTGGAGCTGACGGAAGCCGGCAAGACACTGGCCCCCGGCGCCGCCGAAGGTTTTGAAGCGCTGACCGCCGCCTGGCGCGCCGTGCGCCGTCTGCAGGACAACACCACGCTGACGGTGACCGCGGGACCGGCGCTGACCGCCAAGTGGCTGGCGCCGCGGCTCTATGAATTTGCCCGCAGCCACCCGGAGATCGACCTGCGCTTCTCGGCCACGCTGCGGCAAATGGATTTTGCCCGGGACGAGGTCGATGTGGCGATCCGCTTTGGCTATGGGCCGGACGAAGGCGTCTGGGCAATGCCTCTGCGCAAGGACTGGATGACCCCGGTGATGACGCCGGAGCTGGCCGAACGCTACCCGACCCCCAAAAGCCTGACCGAGGCGCCGCTGCTGTTTGACGAGTCGCTGAACTTCCTCGATCCGCCCTGTGACTGGCCGGTGTGGTTCCGCACCCAGGGGATCGATTTCACCCCCGCCCATGGCGCCTGGTTTTCACAGGCCGACCATGCCATCGACGCGGCGCTGGCCGGGGTCGGCGTGGCGCTGGGACGGCGGCCGATCGTCGTGACGGACCTTCATGCGGGCCGGCTGGTGGCACCGTTCAAGACCGCGATTGAGACCAAGGCGCATTTCCGGTTCCTCTGTGCCCGCGGCACCGAAAACCGCCCCCAGATCGCCGCCTTCCGCGAGTGGTTTGTTGCCGAGATCGAAAAAACCGCCTACGTCTCGGACGCTTTTGACATCATCCCCGTTGAGGACATCCCGCCGCCATGA
- the phbB gene encoding acetoacetyl-CoA reductase, which produces MARTALVTGGSRGIGAAISQALKAQGCNVAATYAGNDEAAAKFTDETGIKTYKWNVGSYEESAEGIAKVEAEVGPIDIVVANAGITRDAPFHKMTPQQWQEVIDTNLTGVFNTVHPVWPGMRERKFGRVVVISSINGQKGQFAQVNYAATKAGDLGIVKSLAQEGARAGITANAICPGYIATEMVMAVPEKVRESIIGQIPAGRLGEPEEIARCVAFLASDDSGFINGSTISANGAQFFV; this is translated from the coding sequence ATGGCACGTACTGCACTCGTCACCGGCGGTTCCCGCGGCATCGGCGCAGCAATCTCGCAGGCGCTGAAGGCGCAGGGCTGCAATGTGGCCGCGACCTATGCCGGCAATGACGAAGCCGCGGCAAAGTTCACCGACGAAACCGGCATCAAGACCTATAAATGGAATGTCGGCAGCTATGAGGAAAGCGCCGAAGGCATCGCCAAGGTCGAAGCGGAAGTGGGTCCGATCGACATCGTGGTCGCCAATGCCGGCATCACCCGCGACGCGCCGTTCCACAAGATGACGCCGCAGCAGTGGCAGGAAGTGATCGACACCAACCTGACCGGCGTGTTCAACACCGTGCACCCGGTCTGGCCCGGCATGCGCGAGCGCAAATTCGGCCGCGTTGTCGTGATCTCCTCGATCAACGGCCAGAAGGGCCAGTTCGCGCAGGTGAACTATGCCGCGACCAAGGCGGGCGATCTGGGCATCGTGAAATCGCTGGCCCAGGAAGGCGCCCGCGCAGGCATCACCGCCAATGCGATCTGCCCCGGCTATATCGCCACTGAAATGGTGATGGCGGTTCCGGAAAAGGTGCGCGAGTCGATTATCGGCCAGATCCCGGCCGGCCGTCTGGGCGAGCCCGAAGAGATTGCCCGCTGCGTCGCCTTCCTGGCGTCCGACGACTCGGGCTTCATCAACGGTTCGACCATCTCCGCCAACGGCGCGCAGTTCTTCGTATAA
- a CDS encoding acetyl-CoA C-acetyltransferase, translating into MTNVVIASAARTAVGSFGGSFANTPAHDLGAAVLEAVVERAGVDKSEVSETILGQVLTAAQGQNPARQAHINAGLPQESAAWSLNQVCGSGLRAVALGAQHIMLGDASIVAAGGQENMTLSPHAAHLRSGHKMGDMKYIDTMIRDGLWDAFNGYHMGQTAENVAEQWQISREMQDEFAVASQNKAEAAQKAGKFADEIAAFTVKHRKGETVVDQDEYIRHGATMEAMQKLRPAFTKDGSVTAANASGLNDGAAATLLMSADEAEKRGIEPLARIASYATAGLDPSIMGVGPIYASRKALEKAGWSVGDLDLVEANEAFAAQACAVNKDMGWDPSIVNVNGGAIAIGHPIGASGCRVLNTLLFEMKRRDAKKGLATLCIGGGMGVALCVERP; encoded by the coding sequence ATGACCAATGTTGTAATCGCATCCGCCGCGCGCACCGCCGTCGGCTCCTTTGGCGGCTCGTTCGCCAACACCCCTGCCCACGATCTGGGCGCAGCCGTTCTGGAAGCCGTGGTAGAACGGGCCGGTGTGGACAAATCCGAAGTCTCGGAAACCATTCTCGGCCAGGTTCTGACCGCCGCCCAGGGCCAGAACCCTGCCCGTCAGGCCCATATCAATGCCGGCCTGCCGCAGGAAAGCGCCGCCTGGAGTCTGAACCAGGTGTGCGGCTCGGGCCTGCGCGCAGTGGCACTGGGCGCCCAGCACATCATGCTGGGCGATGCCTCCATCGTTGCCGCCGGCGGCCAGGAAAACATGACCCTGAGCCCCCATGCCGCGCATCTGCGGTCCGGCCACAAGATGGGCGATATGAAATATATCGACACCATGATCCGCGACGGTCTGTGGGATGCTTTCAACGGCTACCACATGGGCCAGACCGCCGAAAACGTGGCCGAGCAGTGGCAGATCTCCCGCGAGATGCAGGACGAATTTGCCGTTGCCTCGCAGAACAAGGCGGAAGCTGCCCAGAAAGCCGGCAAATTCGCCGATGAGATCGCCGCCTTCACCGTCAAGCACCGCAAGGGCGAGACTGTGGTGGACCAGGACGAATACATCCGCCACGGCGCCACCATGGAAGCGATGCAGAAGCTGCGCCCGGCCTTCACCAAGGATGGCTCGGTCACTGCCGCCAATGCCTCGGGCCTGAACGACGGCGCTGCCGCCACCCTGCTGATGAGCGCCGATGAGGCCGAGAAGCGCGGCATCGAGCCGCTGGCCCGCATTGCGTCTTATGCCACTGCCGGCCTGGACCCGTCGATCATGGGTGTCGGCCCGATCTATGCCTCGCGCAAGGCGCTGGAAAAGGCCGGCTGGTCGGTCGGCGACCTGGATCTGGTCGAAGCCAACGAAGCCTTTGCCGCCCAGGCCTGTGCCGTGAACAAGGACATGGGCTGGGATCCGTCGATCGTCAACGTCAACGGCGGCGCCATTGCCATCGGCCACCCGATCGGCGCTTCGGGCTGCCGGGTGCTGAACACGCTGCTGTTCGAAATGAAACGCCGCGACGCCAAAAAAGGCCTCGCCACCCTGTGCATCGGCGGCGGCATGGGCGTTGCCCTCTGCGTGGAGCGCCCGTAA
- a CDS encoding EAL domain-containing protein, whose amino-acid sequence MTKFNANARMPEGSESPLNAAVTGRDRCTLDMVSEAVRHNQTVLAYQPVMQALAPRGVAFYEGYIRVLDPTGRVIPAREFMHVVEETETGREMDCLALQHGLRALDKYPQIRLSVNMSARSIGYQRWSKVLERFLKRDATLAERLVLEITEASAMAAPELVTDFMGRMQQHGIAFALDNFGASTTSIGHFRQFFFDAVKIDGQFVRGVHASHDNQSVVRALVGIAKQFDMFTVAESVESQAEAEFLVDTGVDCLQGYLFGAPSVSPPWIEDLKRRREAG is encoded by the coding sequence ATGACCAAATTCAACGCCAATGCAAGAATGCCCGAAGGTTCTGAAAGCCCGCTGAACGCGGCGGTGACCGGCCGCGACCGCTGTACGCTGGACATGGTTTCAGAGGCGGTGCGCCACAATCAGACCGTGCTGGCCTATCAGCCCGTCATGCAGGCGTTGGCGCCGCGCGGGGTGGCGTTTTACGAGGGGTATATCCGGGTGCTTGATCCGACAGGCCGGGTGATTCCCGCCCGCGAATTCATGCATGTGGTCGAAGAAACCGAAACCGGCCGCGAGATGGACTGCCTGGCGCTGCAGCATGGGCTGCGGGCGCTGGATAAATACCCGCAGATCCGCCTGTCCGTGAACATGTCGGCCCGTTCCATCGGCTATCAGCGCTGGTCCAAGGTGCTGGAGCGGTTCCTGAAACGCGACGCAACACTGGCTGAGCGGCTGGTGCTGGAAATCACCGAAGCCTCGGCCATGGCGGCACCGGAACTGGTGACGGATTTCATGGGGCGGATGCAACAGCACGGGATTGCCTTTGCGCTGGACAATTTCGGTGCCAGCACCACCTCGATCGGCCATTTCCGCCAGTTCTTTTTTGATGCGGTCAAGATCGACGGCCAATTCGTGCGCGGCGTGCATGCCAGCCACGACAACCAGTCCGTTGTGCGCGCGCTGGTCGGCATTGCCAAGCAATTCGACATGTTCACCGTCGCGGAATCGGTGGAAAGCCAGGCGGAGGCGGAATTCCTGGTCGATACCGGCGTTGATTGCCTGCAAGGCTACCTGTTTGGCGCTCCTTCCGTCTCGCCGCCCTGGATCGAGGACCTGAAGCGCCGCCGGGAGGCCGGCTGA
- a CDS encoding sterol desaturase family protein produces the protein MNGTLSYPDATQLAVPFFIAAILAELLWIALKERGGRYETRDAVTSLIMGAGSVAEGLLLGFAAWGILMLLWRITPLDTGTSLWAVLVCFVLDDLRYYWVHRLGHRVRWVWASHVNHHSSQHYNLTTALRQTWTGTFTFMMVVKAPMVLLGFHPALVLFCGGLNLIYQFWIHTETISRLPRWFEAVMNTPSHHRAHHGRNARYLDCNYAGVFIIWDRIFGTFVPEQDHDRPDFGLVHNIASFNPLRVAFHEWAGIFRDIAQPGLSWKQRLLYAFAPPGYSHDGSRSTSAGIKAEHLARHPEDAGTPGFDS, from the coding sequence ATGAACGGAACACTCTCTTACCCCGATGCGACCCAATTGGCAGTGCCGTTCTTCATCGCCGCCATTCTGGCCGAACTGCTGTGGATCGCTTTGAAGGAACGCGGCGGGCGGTATGAGACGCGCGATGCGGTCACCTCGCTGATAATGGGCGCGGGCAGCGTCGCCGAAGGGCTGCTGCTGGGCTTTGCCGCCTGGGGGATTCTGATGCTGCTGTGGCGGATCACGCCGCTGGACACCGGCACGTCCCTGTGGGCGGTGCTGGTATGTTTTGTGCTGGATGATCTGCGCTATTACTGGGTGCACCGTCTGGGCCACCGGGTCCGCTGGGTCTGGGCCAGCCATGTCAACCACCATTCCAGCCAGCATTACAACCTCACCACTGCGCTGCGGCAGACCTGGACCGGGACCTTCACCTTCATGATGGTGGTGAAGGCGCCGATGGTCCTGCTGGGGTTCCACCCGGCGCTGGTGCTGTTTTGCGGCGGGCTGAACCTGATCTACCAGTTCTGGATCCACACCGAGACCATAAGCCGCCTGCCGCGCTGGTTCGAGGCGGTGATGAACACCCCCAGCCACCACCGCGCCCATCACGGCCGCAATGCGCGTTATCTGGATTGCAACTATGCCGGCGTGTTCATCATCTGGGACAGAATTTTCGGCACCTTTGTGCCCGAACAGGACCACGACCGCCCCGATTTCGGCCTGGTCCACAACATCGCCAGTTTCAATCCGCTGCGGGTGGCTTTTCACGAATGGGCGGGCATTTTCAGGGACATTGCCCAGCCCGGCCTCAGCTGGAAACAGCGGCTGCTCTATGCGTTTGCACCGCCGGGCTACAGCCACGATGGCAGCCGCAGCACCTCGGCCGGAATCAAGGCGGAGCATCTCGCCCGCCACCCCGAGGATGCAGGCACCCCCGGCTTTGACAGCTAG
- a CDS encoding TlpA disulfide reductase family protein, with protein sequence MVWNPGDNMRLFRQLSLYMALTLGANAAFAADPAQLEGLRDGSLKRLVVHSEPRDVSATAFELADGAGTASLEDYRGKVVLLNFWATWCAPCRKEMPQLAELQEEFGGADFEVLTIATGRNSPAGIQKFFDENGISNLPRHQDPKQALAREMAVIGLPITVLLDRDGKEVARLLGDAEWNSDSAKEIVKTLIASK encoded by the coding sequence ATGGTGTGGAACCCCGGAGATAATATGCGTCTGTTTCGTCAGCTTTCCCTTTATATGGCCCTGACCTTGGGTGCAAATGCGGCCTTTGCCGCGGACCCGGCGCAGCTGGAGGGTTTGCGCGACGGCTCGCTGAAGCGGCTGGTTGTGCATTCCGAGCCGCGGGATGTGTCCGCCACCGCGTTTGAACTGGCGGATGGCGCCGGCACCGCCAGCCTGGAGGATTACAGAGGCAAGGTGGTTCTGTTGAACTTCTGGGCCACCTGGTGCGCCCCCTGCCGCAAGGAAATGCCGCAGCTGGCCGAGCTGCAAGAGGAATTCGGCGGCGCGGATTTCGAGGTGCTGACCATTGCCACCGGCCGCAACTCTCCCGCCGGCATCCAGAAGTTCTTTGATGAAAACGGCATCTCCAACCTGCCCCGCCATCAGGACCCGAAACAGGCGCTGGCGCGGGAGATGGCGGTGATCGGCCTGCCGATCACGGTGCTGCTGGACCGCGACGGCAAAGAGGTCGCCCGGCTCTTGGGCGATGCCGAGTGGAATTCGGACAGCGCCAAGGAGATCGTCAAGACGCTGATCGCGTCAAAGTAG
- the argH gene encoding argininosuccinate lyase, with protein MTDQSSNQMWGGRFAAGPDAIMEAINASIGFDKRMAAQDIAGSRAHAAMLAAAGVITDNDAEAIREGLLTVLSEIEGGTFQFSTALEDIHMNVEARLKEIIGEPAGRLHTGRSRNDQVATDFKLWVRDQLDAAESGLLALIRALLSQAEAGADWVMPGFTHLQTAQPVTWGHHMMAYVEMFGRDLSRVRDARARMNESPLGAAALAGTSFPIDREMTAQALGFDRPAANSLDAVSDRDFALEFLSVASISAVHLSRFAEELVIWSSAQFRFVTLSDRFSTGSSIMPQKKNPDAAELIRAKVGRIFGANTALMMVMKGLPLAYSKDMQEDKEQVFDAADNWMLALAAMEGMVKDMTGNRVELAAAAGSGFSTATDLADWMVRVLKVPFRDAHHVTGTLVAMAESRGCDLPDLSLEDMQGVHAEITEDIFTVLGVENSVNSRMSYGGTAPAQVRAQIARWTEMLAG; from the coding sequence ATGACAGATCAATCCTCGAACCAGATGTGGGGCGGCCGCTTCGCCGCTGGCCCGGACGCGATCATGGAGGCGATCAACGCCTCGATCGGGTTCGACAAGCGGATGGCAGCACAGGACATCGCAGGCTCAAGGGCCCATGCGGCAATGTTGGCCGCAGCAGGCGTCATTACGGATAATGATGCCGAGGCCATTCGGGAAGGGCTGCTCACCGTTTTGTCAGAGATCGAGGGCGGAACGTTTCAGTTTTCCACAGCACTGGAAGACATCCACATGAATGTGGAGGCCCGCCTGAAAGAGATCATCGGCGAGCCTGCGGGCCGTCTGCACACAGGCCGCAGCCGCAATGACCAGGTGGCGACCGATTTCAAACTTTGGGTGCGCGACCAGCTGGACGCGGCGGAATCGGGGCTGCTGGCGCTGATCCGCGCGCTTCTGTCGCAGGCCGAGGCCGGTGCGGATTGGGTGATGCCGGGCTTTACCCATCTGCAGACCGCGCAGCCGGTGACCTGGGGCCACCATATGATGGCCTATGTGGAAATGTTCGGCCGCGACCTGTCACGGGTGCGGGATGCGCGGGCGCGGATGAACGAATCGCCCTTGGGGGCGGCGGCGCTGGCCGGCACCTCCTTCCCGATCGACCGGGAGATGACGGCACAGGCGCTGGGCTTTGACCGCCCTGCGGCCAACTCGCTGGACGCGGTGTCGGACCGCGATTTTGCGCTGGAGTTCCTGTCTGTGGCCTCGATCAGCGCGGTGCATTTGTCCCGCTTTGCCGAAGAACTGGTGATCTGGTCCTCGGCCCAGTTCCGCTTTGTAACGCTGAGCGACCGCTTCTCCACCGGCTCGTCGATCATGCCGCAGAAAAAGAACCCGGACGCAGCCGAGCTGATCCGTGCCAAGGTGGGCCGGATCTTTGGCGCCAATACCGCGCTGATGATGGTGATGAAGGGGCTGCCGCTGGCCTATTCCAAGGACATGCAGGAAGACAAGGAACAGGTGTTTGACGCCGCCGACAACTGGATGCTGGCGCTGGCGGCGATGGAGGGCATGGTCAAGGACATGACCGGCAACCGCGTTGAGCTGGCGGCGGCGGCCGGGTCCGGCTTTTCCACCGCCACCGATCTGGCCGACTGGATGGTGCGGGTGCTGAAGGTGCCGTTCCGGGACGCCCACCACGTCACCGGCACCCTGGTGGCGATGGCCGAAAGCCGCGGCTGCGACCTGCCGGATCTGTCGCTGGAGGATATGCAGGGGGTGCATGCAGAGATTACCGAAGATATCTTTACTGTGCTTGGCGTCGAGAATTCGGTAAACTCACGGATGTCTTACGGCGGCACTGCGCCGGCGCAAGTGCGCGCGCAGATCGCCCGCTGGACAGAGATGCTGGCAGGCTGA